The Brachybacterium huguangmaarense genome contains a region encoding:
- the narH gene encoding nitrate reductase subunit beta: MKVMAQMSMVMNLDKCIGCHTCSVTCKQAWTNRSGTEYIWFNNVETRPGQGYPRGYEDQEKWRGGWEIGRNGRLHLKAGGRLTKLLQLFSNPKLPGIEDYYEPWTYEYDTLLTAPEQKNIPTAPPKSLITGERVQIDWSGNWDDDLGGTYAHKDKDPMLKGIEDKVSLEFDKTFMFYLPRICEHCLNPSCAASCPSGAIYKREEDGIVLVDQDGCRGWRMCVTGCPYKKIYFNHRTGKAEKCTFCYPRIEAGEPTVCAETCVGRLRYLGLVLYDADAVTAAASTPDEKDLYRAQRDLILDPHDPEVIAGAKASGISHDWILAAQRSPTYALIKEYEVALPLHPEYRTMPMVWYIPPLSPVIDVVRDTGYDAEDAENLFAAIDALRIPVEYLANLFTAGDVPTVERVLYRMAAMRSYMRDINLGAEPKEGIANAVGMEGWRMQEMYRLLALAKYDERYVIPVGHYESAHNLEGISTDCPLNAPGGPGMANMALPEESMGMAGPGYGEKRAAAEAEGFVPRPERGRVNLLNWDGQGRPAGLFPRTSETGGV, encoded by the coding sequence ATGAAGGTCATGGCGCAGATGTCGATGGTGATGAACCTCGACAAGTGCATCGGCTGCCACACCTGCTCGGTGACGTGCAAGCAGGCGTGGACCAATCGCTCGGGCACCGAGTACATCTGGTTCAACAACGTCGAGACCCGGCCCGGCCAGGGCTACCCCCGCGGGTACGAGGACCAGGAGAAGTGGCGCGGCGGCTGGGAGATCGGGCGCAACGGCCGCCTGCACCTCAAGGCCGGCGGCCGCCTCACCAAGCTGCTCCAGCTGTTCTCCAACCCCAAGCTCCCGGGCATCGAGGACTACTACGAGCCGTGGACGTACGAGTACGACACGCTGCTGACCGCGCCCGAGCAGAAGAACATTCCGACGGCCCCGCCGAAGTCCCTCATCACGGGCGAGCGGGTGCAGATCGACTGGTCGGGCAACTGGGACGACGACCTCGGCGGCACCTACGCCCACAAGGACAAGGACCCGATGCTCAAGGGCATCGAGGACAAGGTGTCCCTCGAGTTCGACAAGACCTTCATGTTCTACCTGCCCCGCATCTGCGAGCACTGCCTGAACCCGTCGTGCGCGGCCTCGTGCCCCTCGGGCGCGATCTACAAGCGCGAGGAGGACGGCATCGTCCTGGTGGACCAGGACGGCTGCCGCGGCTGGCGCATGTGCGTGACCGGCTGCCCGTACAAGAAGATCTACTTCAACCACCGCACCGGCAAGGCCGAGAAGTGCACGTTCTGCTACCCGCGCATCGAGGCCGGCGAGCCGACCGTGTGCGCCGAGACCTGCGTGGGCCGCCTGCGCTACCTCGGCCTCGTGCTGTACGACGCCGACGCGGTGACCGCGGCCGCCTCGACCCCGGACGAGAAGGACCTCTACCGGGCCCAGCGCGACCTCATCCTCGATCCGCACGACCCCGAGGTGATCGCGGGCGCCAAGGCCTCCGGGATCTCCCACGACTGGATCCTCGCGGCCCAGCGCTCGCCCACCTACGCGCTCATCAAGGAGTACGAGGTGGCACTGCCGCTGCACCCGGAGTACCGCACCATGCCGATGGTCTGGTACATCCCGCCGCTGTCCCCGGTCATCGACGTCGTGCGCGACACGGGCTACGACGCCGAGGACGCCGAGAACCTGTTCGCCGCGATCGACGCGCTGCGCATCCCCGTGGAGTACCTCGCCAACCTGTTCACGGCGGGCGACGTGCCCACCGTCGAGCGGGTGCTGTACCGGATGGCGGCGATGCGCTCGTACATGCGCGACATCAACCTGGGCGCCGAGCCGAAGGAGGGCATCGCCAACGCCGTCGGCATGGAGGGGTGGCGCATGCAGGAGATGTACCGCCTGCTGGCCCTGGCCAAGTACGACGAGCGGTACGTGATCCCCGTGGGCCACTACGAGAGCGCCCACAACCTCGAGGGCATCTCGACCGACTGCCCGCTCAACGCCCCGGGCGGCCCCGGCATGGCCAACATGGCGTTGCCCGAGGAGTCGATGGGCATGGCCGGGCCCGGCTACGGCGAGAAGCGCGCGGCGGCCGAGGCCGAGGGCTTCGTGCCCCGCCCCGAGCGGGGTCGCGTGAACCTGTTGAACTGGGACGGGCAGGGCAGGCCCGCGGGCCTGTTCCCGCGCACCTCCGAGACGGGAGGCGTCTGA
- the narJ gene encoding nitrate reductase molybdenum cofactor assembly chaperone, which translates to MGLLARVLDRGAGPTAHPRGDVRDPLHASGLALDELRATWACASWLIGYPGPEMLAQLPTIRAVARSVPGRAGVALGEAVAALAGNDLIELQEAYVDTFDTRRRGCLYLTYFSQGDTRRRGMALVRIKQDFRRAGVELGDDELPDHLGVVLEFAAGHDAEAGAKILRQNRAGVELLRLHLEEIDSPWNGVLRAVCATLPPLDADDREAVLRLAAEGPEEELVGLDGYGAEPGTAPSALPGGGCSSHDGPGAPAARPGPVDIEIMRGRAR; encoded by the coding sequence ATGGGACTGCTCGCCCGAGTCCTCGACCGCGGCGCCGGGCCGACCGCGCACCCGCGCGGCGACGTGCGCGACCCCCTGCACGCGAGCGGCCTCGCGCTCGACGAGCTGCGGGCCACCTGGGCGTGCGCCTCGTGGCTCATCGGCTACCCGGGGCCCGAGATGCTCGCCCAGCTGCCGACCATCCGCGCCGTCGCCCGCAGCGTGCCGGGCAGGGCGGGCGTCGCGCTCGGCGAAGCCGTCGCCGCGCTCGCCGGGAACGACCTCATCGAGCTGCAGGAGGCCTACGTCGACACGTTCGACACGCGGCGCCGCGGATGCCTGTACCTCACCTACTTCAGCCAGGGCGACACCCGCCGACGCGGGATGGCGCTCGTGCGCATCAAGCAGGACTTCCGCCGGGCGGGCGTCGAGCTCGGCGACGACGAGCTGCCCGACCACCTGGGCGTCGTGCTCGAGTTCGCCGCAGGGCACGACGCCGAGGCGGGCGCGAAGATCCTGCGCCAGAACCGGGCCGGGGTCGAGCTGCTGCGCCTGCACCTCGAGGAGATCGACTCGCCCTGGAACGGGGTGCTGCGAGCGGTGTGCGCGACGCTGCCGCCGCTCGACGCGGACGACCGCGAGGCCGTCCTGCGCCTGGCCGCCGAGGGCCCCGAGGAGGAGCTCGTGGGGCTCGACGGCTACGGCGCCGAACCCGGGACGGCGCCGAGCGCGCTGCCCGGAGGGGGATGCTCGAGCCACGACGGCCCCGGCGCCCCCGCGGCCCGTCCCGGGCCCGTCGACATCGAGATCATGAGAGGTCGTGCACGATGA
- the narI gene encoding respiratory nitrate reductase subunit gamma has translation MTVPYSPLEIFLWAVVPYVALAVFVLGHVWRFTQDRFGWTTRSSQIYESKLLRIGSPMFHFGIIGIFFGHVIGLGIPQSWTRALGIQDHWYHLFAASVGLAAAIACVGGLLILLYRRRSNARVFGATTVGDKIMYLSLSLTIGFGVLATLVHTTLGDYNYREGVSIWFRQFWLLHPDIGLMGHAPIFFQLHILSAMLLFAIWPFTRLVHVFAVPLGYLTRPYIVYRSKDPRREAERRGWEKVRF, from the coding sequence ATGACCGTTCCCTACTCCCCGCTGGAGATCTTCCTGTGGGCCGTCGTGCCCTACGTCGCGCTCGCGGTGTTCGTGCTCGGCCACGTCTGGCGCTTCACCCAGGACCGCTTCGGCTGGACCACCCGCTCCAGCCAGATCTACGAGTCCAAGCTCCTGCGCATCGGCTCGCCGATGTTCCACTTCGGGATCATCGGCATCTTCTTCGGTCACGTCATCGGGCTCGGCATCCCGCAGTCCTGGACCCGGGCCCTCGGCATCCAGGACCATTGGTACCACCTGTTCGCGGCGTCGGTCGGGCTCGCGGCGGCCATCGCGTGCGTGGGCGGGCTGCTGATCCTGCTGTACCGCCGCCGCTCCAACGCGCGCGTGTTCGGCGCGACGACGGTCGGCGACAAGATCATGTACCTGAGCCTCTCGCTCACGATCGGCTTCGGGGTGCTCGCGACCCTCGTGCACACGACGCTGGGCGACTACAACTACCGCGAGGGCGTCTCGATCTGGTTCCGCCAGTTCTGGCTGCTGCACCCGGACATCGGCCTCATGGGCCACGCCCCGATCTTCTTCCAGCTGCACATCCTCTCGGCGATGCTGCTGTTCGCGATCTGGCCGTTCACGCGCCTCGTGCACGTGTTCGCCGTGCCGCTGGGCTATCTCACCCGCCCCTACATCGTGTACCGGTCCAAGGACCCGCGCCGCGAGGCCGAGCGCCGCGGCTGGGAGAAGGTGAGGTTCTGA
- a CDS encoding DUF6457 domain-containing protein — protein sequence MPTTPPGGKAPVTQQEDWATVLEPWLADMVDALGLDGAELDVDRVHETTGVVAHEVQRSMAPIASFLVGVAVGRGLPLERACRVLEDATMRREGTRRSA from the coding sequence ATGCCCACGACCCCGCCCGGCGGCAAGGCGCCGGTGACGCAGCAGGAGGACTGGGCCACCGTGCTCGAGCCGTGGCTCGCGGACATGGTGGACGCGCTGGGCCTGGACGGCGCCGAGCTCGACGTCGACCGCGTCCACGAGACCACGGGCGTGGTCGCGCACGAGGTGCAGCGGTCGATGGCACCGATCGCCTCGTTCCTCGTGGGCGTCGCCGTGGGACGCGGCCTCCCGCTCGAGCGGGCGTGCCGGGTCCTCGAGGACGCGACGATGCGCCGGGAGGGCACGCGGCGCAGCGCGTGA
- a CDS encoding ABC transporter ATP-binding protein encodes MADAIEIHDLTKTFGRTRALDGLDLTVATGEVRGFLGPNGAGKSTTIRILLGFLRPDAGTARVLGGDAWRDAPRLHRRLACVPGDVSLWPNLSGGEAIDLLARARGSLDVRRRDELVERFELDVRTKGRSYSKGNRQKVALVSALASDVELLLLDEPTSGLDPLMERTFREVIAEEKARGRTVLLSSHILSEVEALCDTVSIIKDGRIVESGPLERLRHLQRLHVTAVLGRRPEGFDALPGVHGVEIDGDRLTLQVEAEAMAPVLELLARSDVRSLTSVPPTLEEIFVRYYDGRGTAPGDGPARQTPQAPQARQAEPARRHGRHAARGGEAR; translated from the coding sequence ATGGCTGACGCGATCGAGATCCACGACCTGACCAAGACGTTCGGGCGCACCCGGGCCCTCGACGGGCTCGACCTGACGGTCGCGACGGGGGAGGTGCGCGGGTTCCTCGGCCCCAACGGTGCGGGCAAGTCCACGACCATCCGGATCCTGCTGGGCTTCCTGCGGCCCGATGCCGGGACGGCCCGGGTCCTCGGCGGCGACGCGTGGCGCGACGCGCCCCGGCTGCACCGCCGTCTCGCCTGTGTGCCGGGCGACGTCTCGCTGTGGCCCAACCTGAGCGGGGGAGAGGCGATCGACCTGCTCGCCCGGGCCCGCGGCAGCCTCGACGTGCGCCGGCGCGACGAGCTCGTCGAGCGCTTCGAGCTCGACGTGCGCACGAAGGGCCGCAGCTACTCCAAGGGCAACCGGCAGAAGGTCGCGCTCGTCTCGGCGCTCGCCTCCGACGTCGAGCTGCTCCTGCTCGATGAGCCGACCTCGGGCCTGGACCCGCTCATGGAGCGCACCTTCCGCGAGGTGATCGCCGAGGAGAAGGCACGAGGCCGCACCGTGCTGCTCAGCTCGCACATCCTCTCGGAGGTCGAGGCGCTGTGCGACACGGTCTCCATCATCAAGGACGGGCGCATCGTCGAGTCCGGTCCCCTCGAACGGCTGCGCCACCTCCAGCGACTCCACGTGACCGCCGTCCTCGGCCGCAGGCCCGAGGGCTTCGACGCGCTGCCCGGCGTGCACGGCGTCGAGATCGACGGGGACCGGCTCACCCTGCAGGTCGAGGCCGAGGCCATGGCGCCCGTGCTCGAGCTGCTCGCCCGCAGCGACGTCCGCAGCCTCACCTCCGTGCCGCCCACGCTCGAGGAGATCTTCGTGCGCTACTACGACGGCCGCGGCACGGCACCGGGCGACGGGCCGGCACGGCAGACACCACAGGCACCGCAGGCACGGCAGGCAGAGCCGGCGCGGCGCCACGGGCGCCATGCGGCGCGAGGCGGCGAGGCGCGATGA
- a CDS encoding ABC transporter permease, with protein MTGLATVLRLQARRSLVFWGIWVLVLLSMMPLTISQYPTLVPAGAAGDAMVTQLAANPTMRAILGPPFDLSTAGGFAFWRVGAFTAAAAALMSVFGVIRATRAEEETGRLDLVRAGAVGRHVPLVAAFVLALVADVVLGALLLLALAALGTPVVGALASALAIAATGAAFTGVGALIAQVFTTARAARAWACGVAVGGLYLLRAVVDGSEDPTRAPASGVLPWLNPLSWPALVRPYAHERFWVLLLPFALTAVLVVLSVVLESRRDLGSGLVAAREGPARGPRGLRSAGALAWRLSRGGVIGWSVAMIVTGLAIGSLAAQATAAAQDSPGLSGVLERLGGDPGRITDAFLGAMAGLVVAILTLGATSLLTRAHAEEVEGHAELVLATATSRPRYLGGHVVIAVATGVLLAVLTCALMGLALAGTAGGGRSGAMALAGLALVPGVLLVLGVATALLGWVPRLLVLVWVLLGWSLFAAWVGALLRFPSWLIELTPWGHLPHLPGPAVSGEAWDAIVVETVLALVLLVVGLVGFRRRDLAGR; from the coding sequence ATGACCGGGCTCGCGACGGTGCTGCGGCTCCAGGCGCGTCGCAGCCTCGTGTTCTGGGGGATCTGGGTGCTGGTGCTGCTGTCGATGATGCCGCTGACCATCTCCCAGTACCCGACACTCGTCCCGGCGGGAGCGGCCGGCGATGCGATGGTCACCCAGCTCGCCGCGAACCCGACCATGCGCGCGATCCTCGGCCCGCCGTTCGACCTGAGCACCGCGGGAGGCTTCGCGTTCTGGAGGGTCGGCGCGTTCACGGCGGCCGCCGCCGCGCTCATGTCCGTGTTCGGCGTCATCCGGGCCACCCGCGCGGAGGAGGAGACCGGCCGGCTCGACCTCGTGCGCGCCGGAGCGGTCGGGCGCCACGTCCCGCTCGTCGCCGCGTTCGTCCTCGCCCTCGTGGCCGACGTCGTGCTCGGCGCGCTGCTGCTGCTCGCCCTGGCGGCGCTCGGCACCCCCGTGGTCGGCGCTCTCGCCTCGGCCCTCGCGATCGCCGCGACGGGCGCCGCGTTCACGGGCGTCGGCGCCCTGATCGCCCAGGTGTTCACGACCGCGCGCGCCGCCCGGGCCTGGGCCTGCGGGGTCGCCGTCGGCGGCCTGTACCTGCTGCGCGCGGTCGTCGACGGCTCCGAGGACCCGACGCGGGCGCCCGCGAGCGGCGTGCTGCCGTGGCTGAACCCGCTGTCCTGGCCCGCGCTCGTGCGCCCCTACGCCCACGAGAGGTTCTGGGTGCTGCTGCTCCCGTTCGCGCTCACCGCGGTGCTCGTCGTGCTCTCCGTGGTGCTCGAGTCCCGCCGCGACCTAGGATCGGGCCTCGTCGCCGCGCGCGAGGGCCCCGCGCGCGGCCCACGGGGCCTGCGGTCGGCCGGGGCGCTCGCCTGGCGCCTCTCGCGCGGCGGCGTGATCGGCTGGAGCGTCGCGATGATCGTCACCGGCCTCGCGATCGGCTCCCTCGCGGCGCAGGCGACCGCCGCCGCCCAGGACAGCCCGGGCCTGTCGGGCGTGCTGGAGCGGCTGGGCGGGGACCCGGGCCGGATCACCGACGCGTTCCTGGGTGCGATGGCGGGGCTCGTGGTCGCCATCCTGACCCTCGGCGCGACGAGCCTGCTCACGCGCGCCCACGCCGAGGAGGTCGAGGGGCACGCCGAGCTGGTGCTCGCGACGGCGACGAGCCGGCCGCGGTATCTCGGCGGCCACGTCGTGATCGCCGTCGCGACCGGAGTCCTGCTCGCGGTCCTCACGTGCGCGCTCATGGGCCTCGCGCTCGCCGGCACCGCCGGCGGGGGACGCAGCGGCGCCATGGCCCTCGCGGGCCTCGCCCTCGTGCCCGGGGTGCTGCTCGTGCTCGGGGTCGCGACGGCGCTCCTGGGCTGGGTGCCGCGCCTGCTCGTGCTCGTGTGGGTGCTCCTGGGCTGGTCGCTGTTCGCCGCGTGGGTCGGCGCGCTGCTGCGCTTCCCGAGCTGGCTGATCGAGCTCACCCCGTGGGGCCACCTGCCGCATCTGCCCGGTCCCGCCGTGTCGGGGGAGGCGTGGGACGCGATCGTGGTCGAGACCGTGCTCGCCCTCGTGCTCCTCGTCGTGGGACTGGTCGGGTTCCGGCGTCGCGATCTGGCCGGGCGGTGA
- a CDS encoding glycine cleavage system protein R: protein MTTLVLTAIGDDREGLVSALSGAVAEHGGNWLDSQFARLAGKFSGVVLVELDPARADDLGRAIVSLLDTVGWRVEITPVQEPMPAGVHAPSTAAPMRLHLVGQDRPGMVREVSSTLAAQHVTIDEFRSWTSAAPEGGGVLFEVDAVVRLGEGAQEGDLRDALETIAAELMVDLDLEAARVETGARG from the coding sequence ATGACCACCCTCGTGCTCACGGCGATCGGCGACGACCGCGAAGGCCTCGTCTCCGCCCTGTCCGGCGCGGTCGCCGAGCACGGCGGCAACTGGCTCGACAGCCAGTTCGCGCGCCTGGCCGGTAAGTTCTCCGGCGTCGTGCTCGTCGAGCTGGACCCCGCCCGGGCCGACGACCTGGGCCGCGCCATCGTGTCCCTGCTCGACACCGTCGGCTGGCGCGTCGAGATCACGCCCGTCCAGGAGCCCATGCCGGCCGGGGTGCACGCGCCCTCGACCGCGGCCCCGATGCGGCTGCACCTCGTCGGCCAGGACCGCCCCGGCATGGTGCGCGAGGTGTCCTCGACGCTCGCCGCGCAGCACGTGACGATCGACGAGTTCCGCTCCTGGACGTCCGCCGCGCCCGAGGGCGGCGGCGTGCTGTTCGAGGTCGACGCGGTCGTGAGGCTCGGCGAGGGCGCCCAGGAGGGCGACCTGCGCGACGCCCTCGAGACGATCGCCGCCGAGCTCATGGTCGACCTCGACCTCGAGGCCGCCCGCGTCGAGACCGGCGCCCGCGGCTGA
- a CDS encoding DEAD/DEAH box helicase, which produces MPSLAPFLPGTPAHPVTDPEAIVDGFLASQEAVGRSLYPHQEEALLAVASGDHVIAATPTGSGKTTIGYAAIFAAVSRGERAYYTAPIKALVSEKFFDLVAMFGADMVGMMTGDSSVNHDAPIIVCTAEILANHALRDGETSDVGLAVMDEFHFYGDSQRGWAWQVPLVELPRCQFVLMSATLGDVSFFVEDLEARTDRGVTVVADAPRPVPLDFRWSLEPLPDTIQRILAERDAPVYIVHFTQKDALEQAQALAGTKVLDREEQERIRELIGDFRFSKGFGQILSRLVRQGIGVHHAGMLPKYRRLVERLAQSGLLKIICGTDTLGVGINVPIRTVLLTGLAKYDGRRTRLLNAREFHQIAGRAGRAGFDTVGHVVVQAPEWTIEFERERAKHAARQETGAVPNNAKKRKKEPKPKIPDGAVTWSEANLARLVENPPEPLRPHLRITSSMLLALVSRPGDAVAAGRHLIYASHQTRTQQVALARQALELLRGLRDADIVEVLAEPDHLGRRIVLTEDLQLDFTMNQPLAPFAIAMIDSLDEESETLTMDTVSIIEAILEDPHQILLAQQSAAKGELLAELKADGVEYTERMALLDEVTWPKPLADDLEAALEIYRRHHPWVREDDLSPKSVVREIYETGQTFSEFVQRYGLQRSEGIVLRYLSDAYQAMRRTIPQDLRTDELEDVIEWLGVLVRGIDSSLLDEWEALAHPEDAEDDAASALRPSTPRALSAQTKVLRQMVRAAMWQRVELFAFEREERLGQLDAASGWDRRRWAEAMDAYYDTYDEVGIDGSARSPQLLVIDEESRVWHVRQLLDDPQGHHDWAIEADLDLEATDEAGEPVLAITAVGEVGGY; this is translated from the coding sequence ATGCCCTCCCTCGCCCCCTTCCTGCCCGGCACGCCTGCGCACCCCGTCACCGATCCCGAGGCGATCGTGGACGGGTTCCTCGCGAGCCAGGAGGCCGTGGGACGCAGCCTCTACCCGCACCAGGAGGAGGCGCTGCTCGCGGTCGCGAGCGGGGACCACGTGATCGCCGCGACGCCGACCGGGTCGGGCAAGACCACGATCGGCTACGCGGCGATCTTCGCCGCCGTCTCCCGCGGCGAGCGCGCCTACTACACGGCTCCCATCAAGGCGCTCGTCTCGGAGAAGTTCTTCGACCTGGTCGCCATGTTCGGCGCCGACATGGTCGGCATGATGACGGGCGACTCGTCGGTCAACCACGACGCCCCCATCATCGTGTGCACCGCCGAGATCCTCGCCAACCACGCGCTGCGCGACGGCGAGACCTCCGATGTCGGCCTCGCCGTGATGGACGAGTTCCACTTCTACGGCGACTCCCAGCGGGGCTGGGCCTGGCAGGTGCCGCTCGTGGAGCTGCCCCGCTGCCAGTTCGTGCTCATGAGCGCGACCCTCGGGGACGTGTCCTTCTTCGTCGAGGACCTCGAGGCCCGCACCGATCGCGGGGTCACCGTGGTCGCGGACGCTCCGCGGCCCGTGCCGCTCGACTTCCGCTGGTCGCTCGAGCCGCTGCCGGACACGATCCAGCGCATCCTCGCCGAACGGGACGCGCCCGTCTACATCGTCCACTTCACCCAGAAGGACGCGCTCGAGCAGGCGCAGGCCCTCGCCGGCACGAAGGTCCTGGACCGCGAGGAGCAGGAGCGGATCCGGGAGCTGATCGGCGACTTCCGCTTCTCCAAGGGATTCGGGCAGATCCTGTCGCGTCTCGTGCGCCAGGGCATCGGCGTCCACCACGCCGGCATGCTGCCGAAGTACCGCCGGCTCGTCGAGCGTCTGGCCCAGTCCGGCCTGCTCAAGATCATCTGCGGCACCGACACCCTGGGGGTCGGCATCAACGTGCCCATCCGCACGGTGCTGCTCACCGGCCTGGCCAAGTACGACGGCCGGCGCACGCGGCTGCTCAACGCGCGGGAGTTCCACCAGATCGCCGGACGCGCGGGCCGGGCGGGCTTCGACACGGTGGGCCACGTGGTCGTGCAGGCCCCCGAGTGGACGATCGAGTTCGAGCGCGAGCGCGCCAAGCACGCCGCCCGCCAGGAGACGGGCGCGGTCCCCAACAACGCCAAGAAGCGCAAGAAGGAGCCCAAGCCCAAGATCCCCGACGGCGCGGTGACCTGGTCCGAGGCGAACCTCGCGCGTCTGGTCGAGAACCCTCCCGAGCCGCTGCGCCCGCACCTGCGGATCACGTCCTCGATGCTGCTCGCGCTCGTGAGCCGCCCTGGCGACGCGGTCGCCGCAGGACGCCACCTGATCTACGCCTCCCACCAGACGCGCACCCAGCAGGTCGCGCTCGCGCGCCAGGCCCTCGAGCTGCTGCGGGGGCTGCGGGACGCCGACATCGTCGAGGTGCTCGCCGAGCCCGACCATCTGGGACGGCGGATCGTGCTGACCGAGGACCTGCAGCTCGACTTCACCATGAACCAGCCGCTCGCACCGTTCGCGATCGCGATGATCGACTCCCTCGACGAGGAGTCCGAGACCCTCACGATGGACACGGTCTCGATCATCGAGGCGATCCTCGAGGACCCGCACCAGATCCTGCTGGCGCAGCAGAGCGCCGCCAAGGGCGAGCTGCTCGCCGAGCTCAAGGCCGATGGCGTCGAGTACACCGAGCGGATGGCTCTGCTCGACGAGGTCACGTGGCCCAAGCCGCTCGCCGACGATCTCGAGGCGGCGCTCGAGATCTACCGGCGGCATCACCCGTGGGTGCGCGAGGACGATCTCTCGCCCAAGTCCGTGGTCCGCGAGATCTACGAGACCGGCCAGACCTTCAGCGAGTTCGTGCAGCGCTACGGCCTGCAGCGCTCCGAGGGCATCGTGCTGCGCTACCTCTCGGACGCGTACCAGGCGATGCGCCGCACGATCCCCCAGGACCTGCGCACCGACGAGCTCGAGGACGTCATCGAGTGGCTCGGGGTGCTCGTGCGCGGCATCGACTCCTCGCTGCTCGACGAGTGGGAGGCGCTCGCCCATCCCGAGGACGCCGAGGACGACGCGGCGAGCGCGCTGCGACCGAGCACGCCGCGCGCGCTCTCGGCCCAGACGAAGGTGCTGCGCCAGATGGTGAGGGCCGCGATGTGGCAACGCGTCGAGCTGTTCGCCTTCGAGCGTGAGGAGCGGCTGGGGCAGCTCGACGCGGCCTCGGGCTGGGACCGGCGGCGCTGGGCCGAGGCGATGGACGCGTACTACGACACGTACGACGAGGTCGGCATCGACGGCTCGGCGCGGTCGCCGCAGCTCCTCGTGATCGACGAGGAGTCGAGGGTGTGGCACGTCCGCCAGCTGCTCGACGACCCGCAGGGCCACCACGACTGGGCGATCGAGGCGGATCTCGATCTCGAGGCGACCGACGAGGCGGGCGAGCCCGTACTCGCGATCACCGCGGTCGGGGAGGTCGGCGGCTACTGA
- a CDS encoding PH domain-containing protein has translation MDATSVGAAPPEVVLYRARTAPWLRLAGAALILVLVVLAAAWNASLLARGDGPTSWSVLGSLLVIGLPAVLVVLGLRPAFSVTTRGITVTGQLGGRRIPWSDVQLVRISGRPQDRGGAEVVLHDGTVVRSPITAARFALRRGESPDDHGPDIRSPARPVRAAVDAHRRYLRGEFGAPAPRPLPAAPFEDRSRR, from the coding sequence ATGGACGCCACGAGCGTGGGGGCCGCGCCCCCCGAGGTCGTTCTCTACCGCGCGCGGACGGCTCCGTGGCTGCGCCTCGCGGGCGCCGCCCTGATCCTCGTCCTGGTCGTGCTCGCCGCGGCCTGGAACGCATCCCTGCTCGCACGGGGCGACGGGCCCACCTCGTGGTCCGTCCTGGGCTCCCTCCTCGTGATCGGCCTGCCCGCGGTCCTCGTGGTGCTCGGCCTGCGGCCGGCGTTCAGCGTGACCACCCGCGGCATCACGGTCACCGGGCAGCTCGGCGGCCGCCGCATCCCCTGGTCGGACGTGCAGCTCGTGCGGATCTCCGGCCGCCCCCAGGACCGCGGCGGCGCCGAGGTGGTGCTGCACGACGGCACCGTGGTGCGCTCGCCGATCACGGCCGCGCGCTTCGCCCTCCGCCGGGGCGAGAGCCCGGACGACCACGGCCCCGACATCCGCAGCCCGGCACGCCCCGTCCGGGCCGCTGTCGACGCCCATCGCCGCTACCTGCGCGGCGAGTTCGGCGCGCCGGCGCCCCGCCCGCTTCCCGCAGCCCCCTTCGAGGACAGGAGCCGTCGATGA
- a CDS encoding PfkB family carbohydrate kinase: protein MTEPTSSGGRASAPRTGPRGLFFGLATLDVTHTVASRPAPDSKVTATSQHVIPGGPALNAAVAFAGLGGRATLAAPVGGTAVSGILRADLDRWGVRLLDLAAEDFEPPISSVTVVADGGRDVVSIDARGFPADLDPSAMAEALSEADIALFDGHGAGAAVAAARLAGEAGVPLVLDAGRWRPVYADLFPLAREVVCSDDFAVPGRRDVLRAVREAGPEVVVRTGGAGPIGYLAAGLGDAGDAEGRVAPPTGVAVRDTNGAGDIFHGAYCWARAGGAGVRDAVVHAAEVASFSCGVDGTRAWIEPWRRRR from the coding sequence ATGACCGAGCCGACGTCATCGGGTGGGCGTGCCTCCGCACCGCGCACCGGTCCCCGTGGTCTCTTCTTCGGGCTCGCGACGCTCGACGTCACGCACACGGTGGCATCGCGTCCCGCGCCCGACTCCAAGGTCACGGCGACCTCGCAGCACGTGATCCCCGGCGGCCCGGCGCTCAACGCGGCGGTCGCGTTCGCGGGGCTCGGCGGCCGGGCGACCCTCGCCGCACCGGTCGGCGGCACCGCCGTCTCGGGGATCCTCCGGGCGGACCTGGACCGCTGGGGCGTGCGCCTGCTCGACCTCGCCGCCGAGGACTTCGAGCCGCCGATCTCCTCGGTCACCGTGGTCGCCGACGGCGGTCGCGACGTGGTCTCGATCGACGCACGGGGCTTCCCCGCCGACCTCGATCCCTCCGCGATGGCCGAGGCCCTCTCCGAGGCCGACATCGCCTTGTTCGACGGGCACGGCGCGGGGGCCGCGGTCGCCGCCGCGCGCCTCGCCGGCGAGGCCGGGGTGCCGCTCGTGCTGGATGCGGGCCGATGGCGCCCCGTGTACGCGGACCTGTTCCCCCTGGCCCGCGAGGTGGTCTGCTCCGACGACTTCGCCGTTCCCGGCCGGCGGGACGTGCTCCGCGCGGTCCGCGAGGCCGGGCCCGAGGTGGTCGTGCGCACGGGCGGTGCGGGCCCTATCGGCTACCTCGCCGCCGGGCTCGGCGACGCCGGCGACGCCGAGGGCCGGGTGGCGCCGCCCACCGGGGTCGCCGTGCGCGACACCAACGGCGCGGGCGACATCTTCCACGGCGCCTACTGCTGGGCGCGCGCCGGGGGTGCCGGTGTGCGCGACGCGGTCGTGCACGCCGCCGAGGTGGCCTCGTTCTCGTGCGGGGTCGACGGGACCCGGGCATGGATCGAGCCCTGGCGCCGTCGCCGCTGA